The following nucleotide sequence is from Coffea eugenioides isolate CCC68of chromosome 10, Ceug_1.0, whole genome shotgun sequence.
GTAATTGTATTCGTTATAGGTGTTCTTTTCGGCTCTCGGGTTTCGGATCCTCTTGATGAATCGGAACTTCCACCCGGCTTTTGCGAGGGCCTCCCTTTTGGGTTTGGATATACTCCTGTCCAGGAGGAGGATAAGGTCGCGTTTCGTTCCGGTTTGGAGGAGACTCTGGGCTAGGGCTATTGCTCCACAAACGTAGGCTTCGGAGGAATGGAGAACCGTAGCATAGGCTTCTCTTTTGATTGTTCTGGTGCTTTTTTTCCCAATCTTGGATACGTCGTACACCTCGTGGATTCCTGAAATAAGTGATCGTCAATTAtgtagccaaaaaaaaaagcacatgTTGACCTTTCAAATATGGTAAATGAGAAAAAAGGGATGAAATGTGATGCCTCTTCATACAAAATGGGAAATGAAGTAATAATTAATGCTACTACTATCAACTACATGTTGCTTAAAAAATAATTCAACACACAAGTAAAGTGGTCCTAAGATTACAAAGTACAACTGTTTGTTTTCTGATTTGTGGGTTATGCCATCGAGTTGATCCTTATACGGGTTTAGTTTATTAAGAGATTTTGATTAAACGTACTATGATACCTATCAAGTCTTTAAAGACTTAAAGTGATTCGACAAGAATTACGTAATAGACAATACGCCCTTACTTTAAAGTTGTTCcaaatacctttttttttttagacatCACAAATGGATTATTTCTTTTGGTATGCCAAAAGATTAAAAACGGGCATTTATATGATACTTAAAACAACGAAAGCAAAATTTTTCGGGCTTTTCGGTTTGTTTCAAGTATCAAATACCAACTACCGAGAAATGGACATCTTGTTAAGAAATTGTAACCGACATGAAAGCGTAGAGCGCCTGTAGCTCAGTGGATAGAGCGTCTGTTTCCTAAGCAGAAGGTCGTAGGTTCGACCCCTACCTGGCGCGCTTTTGCACTTTTTTCCACTTTCCGACCCCTACCTGGTTATGTTCCAGTCACTTTTCTCCGTCTTCTGGGCGTTTTCAAGAAGTAAAGTTCACTCTTTTCTTTCTGGTTTAATGATGAAAGTCCTCTATTTGCTtcaaaaaagtaaacaaaaggAACAAAGACGTAATATGCTTCTACCCAGTTATTATATAGTATATATCTCTATGGTTTAAATTTGTGAAACTGTTTGAAAGATTTCACGAATAGAAGAAGCAAATTAAATTTGTGAGGAAGAAAAAAAGGTGAAATTGTTCCATGAAATAGGTGGTGTAAAGGCAATAGacgcaaaactgaaaaatttttgtACCTTTTCCCCAGAGAGGCAAAGCCAAATTGCAGGAGCCAACTGGCAATGAAACTTTCTGCGCCAACCTTGTCAAGTCTGGTTCATAATACCACCAATCCCCTTCTTGTCTCAGCAGATCATCACATCTAAACAAATCAGGCATTGGCCTGCATTTGCTCAAAAACACCACTTTGATCCTCCTATTCCAAATCCCTCTTCCTCTCTTAACCGCTAAATTGGCAGCTATGAGATGCACCTGCAGCCTAAGCACATCCCTTCCCCATCCTACTTCTTGAACTCTGCACGGCAGCTTGGCTACTATCATATCCACTGAAGCATATTTATAAAAATCCGGCATTGGTATTTCTGGGCAGGACGGACCATCAATTTCTTCCTCCTCATCAATCCACTCAGGGAACAGATCCTTCCATTCAAAAAGCTCGGAAACTGGCTCGAAAGAAACGGGAATAACTTGTCCAAGCATGTTCCATTCACTTACATCTTCACCCTCCATATTCACCATCCCAATCATCATCCCTCGCCCCATTTCGTTCATGAAACTCGGTTTTTCCCTCTTCACCACAATCCTTTCAGGGCTGTTGAATTGACTGTTGCGCGGCTCTTCCAGGACTGCCTTCATCTTGATACCATTTTCCGTCTAAGCAAAGAAGATAGCACAAACTCGAATTATATCTGACATTGTATGTATATAACTCATAAAAGCAGTTGCAGCAATACAACCTGATCAGTCAGCTCACCTTACCTTATGATGGCATTCGCGCAAAGAACATCTAACAAAAGATGCAGGGCTCGCATTGTAGACTGAAGTTGATGAAGGCCAGAGAAAGAGAAATGCATAAGCCAACAAGAACAAAGCCAAGAAAGCTATATTGATCCGAATAACTAAAGCTTTTGGAAAAATAGCCTTGATCATATTTTGATGACTTCAAAAGCTAGCTGCGCGAACAACCTTTTTGGCCTGTATGTAGGCGAACTATGCTATGATTTATATGTTTCAACTTTCAACTTTAGTTTGCTATAATTGTGATGCTGCATTGGAGCATACAATTTAATTACTAGAAGGCTACCTAGAGGACTTATATTTAAGAAGGGGATTTGGAAATTTGAGGTAAGTAGTTGTTAGGGATGTAACCATATAAGGGGGCGCTGCAATTGGACcaatttatcattttttttggggatcaaaattcaaagaaaagtAACCAAAACCAATTGGGGACTTCCAAGTGTTgtgtgtttttctttctttggaattttcttttgttagAGTTATACAGGAGGGTTTTGCTAGGTCGCCGCCATATGTTGCAACGTGTGATATTTCCAGAAGCATGACTTGATTAACTTATCTCATAATTAATCTTCCCTTAATCTCTAAGACTTCCAACTAAGATTGCCCACTCTTTGTCTAATTTCTTCCAAACGTATCAAGGAGTATGGTTTATGATTTGcttgccctttttttttattttttcattttagaatgCCACATATACTAGTCCTTTTTTTCAGTCAATACAAGTTAACTCGATTAACAAGAACGAACCACTCACTCATAAAAGATCATCGGTTAGAATTTCGCTGTAGATGTGAAGATTGTGTTGATGGGCGATTTGTAAGAACTCCTATAAGCCACCTATAGTTCTGGAAGCATGCTTCGACCTATCTATGGTGACGATGGAAGCCAAATCCACCCAAACTTGATTCTAccgaaaaaaaatacaaaaaaaaaaaaatactagtcACTTTCCCGGGTAACATTTTCCtatattttgcaaaataatctTTGTTGTGCTACTCTTGTCTAACTGATAGATTAATTAACCATCCCATCACATATATCTGTAACTTGAATCCATGCCACCCCACATTAAATTTGTTACTAGCGATTagagtttggaaaaaaaaaaaactgcaacataaagaaaagattaagcgaatggtaaaattttttttacgaGCGAAGCAATAGAAAATCACGGCAGGAATGTACGGAGAAGCAGATAAGAGAGATGGGCCTTGCCAACAACTCTATGGTTGCCCTGTCAATTTCGTACATAAGTAGTCGCTTTTTGCTGTTACGAAATCGCGAGGCCACCAATACCCGATATTCTAAAACGATTTCATTGCTCATAATTTTGGTGAGGAAACACATTTGATttaacaactttttttttttgggaaggcCTTCTTGTTGGATAATCACACCATACCAG
It contains:
- the LOC113750137 gene encoding UDP-glucuronate:xylan alpha-glucuronosyltransferase 2; protein product: MIKAIFPKALVIRINIAFLALFLLAYAFLFLWPSSTSVYNASPASFVRCSLRECHHKTENGIKMKAVLEEPRNSQFNSPERIVVKREKPSFMNEMGRGMMIGMVNMEGEDVSEWNMLGQVIPVSFEPVSELFEWKDLFPEWIDEEEEIDGPSCPEIPMPDFYKYASVDMIVAKLPCRVQEVGWGRDVLRLQVHLIAANLAVKRGRGIWNRRIKVVFLSKCRPMPDLFRCDDLLRQEGDWWYYEPDLTRLAQKVSLPVGSCNLALPLWGKGIHEVYDVSKIGKKSTRTIKREAYATVLHSSEAYVCGAIALAQSLLQTGTKRDLILLLDRSISKPKREALAKAGWKFRFIKRIRNPRAEKNTYNEYNYSKFRLWQLAEYDKIIFIDADIIVLRNLDILFHFPQISATGNDGSIFNSGIMVIEPSNCTFNMFMQRTREIVSYNGGDQGFLNEVFVWWHRLPRRVNFLKNFWSNSTVEAAVKNQLLGADPPKLYSIHFLGLKPWLCYRDYDCNWDLENQHVYASDVAHRRWWKLHDAMDEGLQKCCALRKQRKIDLEWDRKLAREKGLKDGHWSMNVTDPRKYTT